The proteins below are encoded in one region of Scophthalmus maximus strain ysfricsl-2021 chromosome 4, ASM2237912v1, whole genome shotgun sequence:
- the LOC118302618 gene encoding uncharacterized protein LOC118302618 — protein MVLVPVLVLVPFPLLLLVSVLVQVRVLVLVRVLVMVLVPVLVLILVQVRVLVLVLVQFPLLVLVQVRVLVMVLVPVLVLFPVPLRLTLWDHEDLKNNIREKPQNYSDFEIIASESIEDKSQALKVEASLKASFLSGLVEVGGSAKYLNDKKASKDQARVTLQYKATTKFQELSMYHLGRGNVKHPYVFDKGIATHVVTAITYGAQAFFVFDRSVSEKEDHQDIQGNLKVMIKKIPGLAIEGEGSLNMEDKDIANVKEFSCRFHGDFSLQKPPSSFQDAVEVYQNLPTLMGVHGENTVPMRVWLLPLTVLDSTAAHLIRQISIRLVQGVQRVLEDFSELEMRYSDALRTATAHQFPQVGKKLKSFKQMCLLFKLEFQQNLAKKLQSIRGGGEEEAALAEILMKKQSSPFNSENLNVWMDCKEREISILKSFTNMMKNTKIIPSQNGLHEETLSAEHAVCFIFTSLGSAEPYLSALSNYLKVSIKPDDPQDPHAHDVEKEQWYLSKQVFDTLREKAKLFSDFAEANKENKKIKFLTVGLTNDTHKGSSIYLYKDGSSLSENFEPPSKPETVTVSDINHNSVTLKITPPGCGAENITSYSVEYSVSGKDGWQQKTASDAEVTVSGLSPNTKYVFRCRAVTSVGVGPVNQVNESVKTLSCSPPGKPQVEPTSSDISVSWQRPAEQGQDVQILSYIVEYAQTDEGGDLQWNQTMSRAEKVIVSGLQSESEYVVRVMCDCGAAGRSKHSITVTVCTTKVSPLTEFLKRKSKKMISESPSVYKLPLTEDDVGAIGCRRLNFGKESARKNRTIVLVGVSGSQKSTLIDGMINYIVGVEWKDNFRFTLFDERKASVSTVYRINHQEGFKIDYSLTIVDTGDDGDSENFSESHRTSHFNPSINEYAKEVDALCFVVPAPLERLTETQKHLFYSLTKSFSKDVSENIRVLVTSADGGRPPVLRAISAGDVRCPKAEDGLPLHFKFNNSALFAHNKPSAAESTSEDGEEGNYDQMFWNMGSKSMKMFFVALNEMETKSLARTNEDIRDALLQIARDLENDGKFQSQLALLHRS, from the coding sequence GACTGACCCTGTGGGACCACGAGGACTTGAAAAATAACATAAGAGAAAAGCCACAGAACTACAGCGATTTTGAAATTATTGCATCTGAATCGATTGAAGACAAATCTCAAGCTCTGAAGGTTGAAGCATCACTGAAGGCCAGTTTCCTGAGTGGACTGGTTGAGGTTGGCGGTTCGGCCAAATACCTGAATGACAAGAAGGCTTCCAAAGATCAGGCCAGGGTCACCCTGCAGTACAAGGCCACCACAAAGTTCCAGGAACTGTCGATGTATCATCTCGGAAGAGGCAACGTCAAGCATCCGTATGTTTTCGATAAAGGAATAGCGACACACGTAGTCACGGCTATTACTTATGGGGCACAagctttctttgtctttgaccGCAGCGTGTCAGAAAAGGAAGATCATCAAGACATTCAGGGCAACTTGAAAGTGATGATCAAGAAGATCCCGGGTCTTGCTATTGAGGGTGAAGGTTCCTTGAATATGGAAGACAAGGACATCGCAAATGTTAAGGAATTCTCCTGCAGATTCCACGGAGACTTCTCCCTTCAGAAACCTCCGTCATCCTTTCAGGATGCCGTAGAGGTCTATCAAAACCTGCCAACTTTGATGGGAGTCCACGGAGAAAACACTGTGCCCATGAGGGTCTGGCTGTTGCCCCTGACAGTTTTAGATTCCACTGCTGCTCATCTCATCCGTCAGATAAGTATAAGATTAGTTCAGGGGGTACAGAGAGTCCTGGAGGACTTCAGTGAGCTGGAGATGAGGTACAGTGACGCACTGAGAACAGCAACTGCACATCAGTTCCCACAGGTTGGCAAAAAGCTGAAAAGTTTCAAACAAATGTGCCTCTTGTTCAAGCTGGAATTTCAACAGAACTTGGCAAAGAAACTTCAATCGATCCGAGGAGGTGGCGAAGAGGAGGCTGCGCTGGCAGAGATTCTGATGAAGAAACAATCTTCTCCTTTCAACAGTGAGAACCTGAACGTGTGGATGGactgtaaagagagagagataagcattttaaaatctttcactaacatgatgaaaaacacaaagatcaTCCCGTCTCAGAATGGTCTTCATGAGGAAACGCTCAGTGCAGAGCACGCggtgtgtttcattttcacctcGCTGGGCAGTGCTGAGCCGTACCTCTCCGCTTTGTCAAACTACCTCAAAGTATCAATCAAACCGGACGACCCTCAAGATCCACATGCTCATGATGTCGAGAAGGAGCAGTGGTACCTTTCCAAACAAGTGTTTGACACATTAAGAGAAAAAGCAAAGCTCTTCAGTGACTTTGCAGAAGCAAACAAGGAGAACAAGAAGATCAAGTTCCTGACAGTGGGTTTGACAAACGACACTCATAAAGGTTCAAGCATCTACCTTTATAAAGACGGTTCCTCTCTCAGTGAGAACTTTGAACCACCTTCCAAACCTGAAACTGTGACAGTGAGTGACATTAACCACAACAGTGTGACACTGAAGATAACTCCACCCGGATGTGGAGCAGAGAACATCACCTCCTACTCTGTTGAGTACAGTGTCAGTGGAAAGGACGGATGGCAACAAAAGACGGCATCAGACGCTGAAGTCACCGTGAGCGGTCTGAGTCCTAACACCAAGTATGTGTTCAGATGCAGAGCTGTCACCTCAGTAGGTGTTGGGCCAGTCAACCAGGTCAATGAGTCAGTTAAAACTCTGTCTTGCAGCCCTCCCGGAAAACCTCAAGTTGAACCAACCTCAAGTGACATATCAGTTAGTTGGCAGAGACCTGCTGAGCAAGGACAAGATGTCCAGATCCTGAGCTACATCGTGGAATACGCCCAAACAGACGAGGGAGGAGATCTCCAGTGGAACCAAACGATGTCAAGAGCTGAAAAGGTGATAGTGTCAGGGCttcagtcagagtcagagtaTGTTGTCAGGGTCATGTGTGACTGTGGTGCTGCTGGCAGAAGCAAACACAGCATCACTGTAACAGTCTGCACGACAAAAGTCTCACCGCTCACGGAATTCCTCAAACGTAAGAGCAAAAAGATGATTTCTGAGAGTCCGTCAGTTTACAAACTGCCGCTGACCGAAGACGACGTGGGCGCGATTGGATGCCGGAGGTTAAACTTTGGCAAAGAAAGCGCGAGGAAAAATCGGACCATTGTTCTTGTTGGAGTGTCTGGATCACAAAAGTCCACTCTGATCGATGGAATGATCAACTACATTGTTGGTGTAGAGTGGAAGGACAATTTCAGGTTCACACTGTTTGATGAGAGAAAGGCGTCAGTCAGCACCGTGTACAGGATCAACCATCAGGAGGGTTTTAAGATCGACTACTCACTGACCATTGTTGACACTGGAGATGATGGAGATTCAGAAAACTTCTCAGAGTCGCACAGAACGAGTCATTTTAATCCCTCCATCAATGAATATGCGAAGGAAGTTGACGCCCTGTGTTTCGTGGTGCCGGCTCCTTTAGAGCgactcacagaaacacagaaacatctgtTTTATTCACTGACCAAAAGCTTCAGCAAAGACGTGTCGGAAAATATCAGGGTTCTGGTCACATCTGCAGACGGCGGGCGTCCACCAGTTCTCAGGGCGATCAGTGCCGGGGACGTCCGGTGTCCGAAAGCGGAGGACGGACTGCCGCTTCACTTCAAGTTCAACAACTCTGCATTGTTTGCACACAACAAACCGTCTGCAGCAGAGAGCACGAGCGAGGACGGTGAAGAAGGAAACTATGATCAGATGTTTTGGAACATGGGATCAAAAAGCATGAAGATGTTTTTCGTGGCTTTGAATGAAATGGAAACCAAAAGCTTGGCAAGGACGAACGAGGATATTAGAGATGCACTGCTGCAAATTGCGAGGGATCTTGAGAATGATGGCAAATTTCAATCACAACTGGCACTCCTCcataggtcataa